The following coding sequences are from one Paenibacillus tundrae window:
- a CDS encoding ABC transporter ATP-binding protein, with amino-acid sequence MGWRTNTRSKNTTNVEEKQTYHSGAEGILLQQVSKRLGSVQVLREISFHVAVGECAVLVGRNGSGKSSLLRMLAGMILPNSGSMQSSFKGRTMLAIDGLPKLPFTAKEYLMTMGRIHGIRSTELEQRIKQWSERLFLDAAIDQQLPLLSKGTLQKVNIIQSLLPGPGGLILLDEPLSGLDHAAQEAIVSLLQQWKEQGTTIITACHEPLIIERMADHVIVLQHGQILRHWRQSDLACIGEPDMRIQSLMRHAVDSRQVDQIANTTGQLGVRSVHSSRAERQGDILHNEWVWDWRVSRSSADQIIAQIVASGGSIVSVQQDKSLIQMERLLEGDSPIQAIADEKDTSSLDAPSAASVVKEDAQ; translated from the coding sequence GTGGGTTGGAGGACAAATACACGTTCTAAGAACACAACCAACGTAGAGGAAAAACAGACATATCATTCAGGAGCCGAAGGGATTTTGCTTCAACAGGTAAGTAAACGTCTGGGCTCAGTTCAGGTGTTGAGAGAGATTAGTTTTCATGTAGCTGTAGGGGAGTGTGCTGTGTTAGTTGGTAGAAATGGCTCAGGCAAAAGCTCACTCCTACGAATGTTAGCAGGAATGATCCTGCCGAATTCGGGAAGCATGCAATCTTCCTTTAAGGGTCGAACAATGCTCGCCATTGATGGGCTACCGAAGCTCCCCTTTACAGCTAAAGAGTACCTTATGACAATGGGAAGGATTCATGGCATTCGCTCCACTGAGCTAGAACAGCGCATCAAACAATGGAGCGAACGATTATTCCTGGATGCAGCAATTGATCAGCAGCTCCCCCTGTTGTCTAAGGGCACCCTTCAGAAGGTGAACATAATCCAATCCCTGCTGCCAGGTCCAGGTGGGCTTATCCTGCTAGATGAACCGTTGTCCGGCCTGGACCATGCGGCACAGGAAGCCATCGTATCACTGTTACAACAATGGAAAGAGCAAGGGACAACGATTATAACGGCTTGTCACGAGCCCTTAATCATAGAACGTATGGCAGATCATGTGATCGTTCTGCAACATGGACAAATTCTTCGTCATTGGAGACAATCCGATTTGGCATGCATTGGTGAGCCTGACATGCGAATCCAGAGTTTAATGAGACATGCGGTAGATTCGCGACAAGTAGATCAGATAGCGAACACTACTGGACAACTAGGTGTTCGATCTGTTCATAGCTCTCGTGCAGAACGACAGGGGGATATTTTACATAACGAATGGGTGTGGGATTGGAGAGTAAGTCGCAGCTCTGCAGACCAGATCATTGCACAGATTGTTGCTTCTGGTGGTTCTATCGTATCTGTTCAGCAGGATAAAAGTTTAATTCAGATGGAACGTTTGTTAGAAGGGGATTCACCTATCCAAGCGATCGCAGACGAAAAGGATACTTCATCTCTTGATGCTCCATCCGCTGCATCTGTTGTTAAGGAGGATGCGCAATGA
- a CDS encoding ABC transporter permease: MKYLIKYLLQQNIRSQKYLAPVVFYTIVMLLMYSYKPNPVADSYGVTAMLLFFGSAWLGLTVMNAEPPNQIQLLVLHTGSRRKVAIGQLICAVVMQLALTLITIVYPIITGMFERQPTTHEWIVAWCGHLVLALLGLSISVFFQNAYISRLSWSLPIFIVVLLSSFVQVSLSERLPESLQWISYILPPAFYLVQKMMLFDGGGLGQIVLVCTWSAVYAMLLLSTHIWLSGRRDLRS; the protein is encoded by the coding sequence ATGAAGTATTTAATCAAGTACTTGTTACAACAGAACATTCGTTCACAGAAATACCTCGCACCTGTCGTGTTTTATACGATCGTTATGTTGCTTATGTACTCATATAAACCTAATCCAGTAGCGGATAGTTATGGGGTAACGGCCATGCTGCTCTTCTTTGGATCAGCTTGGTTAGGTCTAACTGTTATGAACGCCGAACCCCCGAATCAGATTCAATTATTGGTGCTCCATACGGGAAGTAGACGAAAGGTAGCAATTGGGCAATTGATCTGTGCAGTGGTTATGCAATTAGCCCTGACCTTAATTACGATTGTATATCCTATCATTACTGGCATGTTTGAGAGGCAGCCGACCACCCATGAGTGGATCGTTGCTTGGTGTGGACATCTTGTGTTAGCACTTCTTGGTCTTAGCATCAGTGTTTTCTTTCAGAACGCTTACATATCCCGGCTCAGCTGGAGTTTACCCATCTTCATCGTTGTATTACTGTCATCATTCGTACAAGTATCGTTATCGGAGCGTTTACCCGAATCACTTCAATGGATATCGTACATACTACCACCTGCGTTCTACCTTGTTCAGAAGATGATGTTGTTTGATGGGGGCGGTTTAGGTCAGATTGTTCTGGTCTGCACATGGTCGGCCGTATATGCAATGTTGCTTTTGAGCACTCATATTTGGCTATCTGGTAGAAGGGATCTACGGAGTTAG
- a CDS encoding YdcF family protein, whose translation MTRGMSDKMKPKLKRIILIFLASIVSVGVVWAFITAWLITTYSEQASTRISDAAIILGAAVVGNEPSPVFRERIEHAILLYHQGAVSQLLFTGGAGSVDQRSEAEVGRDYAIAHGVNPADIQLETQSHITEENFKYSIGVGERAGFHTYTIVSDPLHMKRAMMLASGLGMDVVPSPTLTTAYQTWRSKLPFLLRETILYMGYVCKGWIDNPQQP comes from the coding sequence GTGACTAGAGGCATGTCAGACAAGATGAAGCCAAAGTTGAAGCGAATAATACTAATTTTCTTGGCATCCATCGTTAGTGTTGGAGTCGTATGGGCTTTTATCACGGCTTGGCTAATCACGACGTATAGTGAGCAAGCATCAACACGTATTTCGGATGCGGCTATCATACTTGGCGCAGCAGTGGTAGGAAACGAACCTTCACCGGTGTTTCGCGAACGTATTGAACACGCCATATTGTTGTATCATCAGGGTGCAGTAAGTCAATTGCTGTTCACTGGTGGTGCAGGCAGTGTGGATCAACGTTCGGAAGCTGAGGTTGGACGTGATTATGCCATAGCACATGGAGTGAATCCGGCAGATATTCAGCTTGAGACACAATCGCACATTACAGAGGAGAACTTTAAGTATTCAATCGGTGTCGGAGAGCGAGCAGGCTTCCACACGTATACGATTGTAAGTGATCCTTTACATATGAAACGAGCGATGATGCTTGCCAGCGGTTTGGGCATGGATGTTGTGCCTTCTCCAACACTCACGACAGCCTACCAGACGTGGCGCAGCAAGCTTCCTTTTCTATTGCGAGAGACGATTCTATACATGGGATATGTATGCAAAGGTTGGATAGACAATCCGCAGCAGCCATAA
- a CDS encoding DUF4097 family beta strand repeat-containing protein: MKINTHLIRKEWLVQEPVRFLSLDWMQGEVHLYPSTEQQVRIIQRAAVHFPSKRCFTTRYHEGSLHISDGRSKSFPIGIHFQRTSLAIGLPPSTLEQVYIRGVGTRFIVEDAQINHCECRCTSGQLHISGYTQQLSLRMVGSHIQSQNLTAEHLNIKGTSSLIQLTGQFSHIQSRTTGRTLSIHSATMPQSVNSIATGCSVNLRIPNPNEGFRLQYKHVGGTIQSEFPLQFDRGEHIYGKASVPIHAQVRGGRFTIGTYSPHSL, translated from the coding sequence ATGAAAATTAACACACATCTCATTCGCAAAGAATGGCTTGTTCAAGAGCCTGTCCGTTTCCTCTCTCTCGACTGGATGCAAGGCGAAGTACACTTATACCCGAGTACCGAACAGCAAGTTCGAATTATTCAGCGAGCAGCTGTGCATTTTCCAAGTAAGCGATGCTTCACAACTCGTTACCACGAAGGTTCACTTCATATTAGTGACGGTCGTTCGAAGTCGTTTCCAATCGGTATTCACTTTCAGCGTACATCGTTAGCCATTGGACTCCCTCCATCTACACTGGAGCAAGTATACATTCGAGGTGTAGGTACGCGGTTTATTGTAGAAGATGCTCAAATTAACCATTGCGAGTGTAGGTGTACATCCGGACAGCTGCATATCTCCGGTTACACACAGCAGCTCAGTTTACGCATGGTGGGCAGCCATATACAATCACAGAATTTAACTGCGGAACACCTAAATATTAAGGGGACATCTTCACTCATTCAGCTAACAGGTCAGTTCTCTCATATTCAATCCAGAACGACGGGCAGAACACTCTCCATTCATTCAGCCACTATGCCACAATCGGTGAATAGCATAGCTACCGGATGTAGTGTCAATTTACGAATTCCTAACCCAAACGAAGGGTTCCGATTGCAGTATAAGCATGTCGGAGGCACAATACAGAGTGAGTTCCCCCTTCAATTCGATCGTGGCGAACACATCTATGGAAAGGCATCCGTCCCTATTCACGCACAAGTTCGAGGTGGACGATTCACCATAGGTACGTATTCACCCCATTCGCTATAG
- a CDS encoding TetR/AcrR family transcriptional regulator — protein MARNKFPEQTLEHILTVSAQLFTEKGYEKTSIQDIIDHLGMSKGAVYHHFKSKEEILDAVMERQFAFAAQMLDQLVEDVNAISAKDKLVYILEHIVSNQQVHSLDRVLLTQIKNPLFIVKGIQQTVQIDAPIIAAIMREGVTDGSITTGNPEACAEIFLMLINIWINPTLFSRTPEETKDRLHFLQHMMHTIGVPIVTNTLIDQIIHQHNEMGAYTYSVQGAQQHTRDASNEN, from the coding sequence ATGGCTAGAAACAAATTCCCTGAACAGACGTTAGAACACATCCTTACCGTTTCAGCACAATTATTCACCGAGAAAGGCTATGAGAAGACGAGCATTCAGGACATTATTGATCATTTAGGCATGTCCAAAGGTGCGGTCTATCATCATTTCAAATCCAAAGAAGAGATCCTTGATGCGGTTATGGAGAGACAGTTTGCTTTTGCGGCTCAAATGTTGGATCAACTTGTGGAGGATGTTAACGCCATCTCAGCCAAGGACAAATTGGTCTATATACTAGAACACATTGTCTCTAATCAACAGGTACACTCCTTAGATCGAGTGCTGTTAACGCAAATCAAAAATCCATTATTTATCGTCAAAGGCATTCAGCAAACGGTTCAAATTGATGCACCGATCATAGCTGCCATCATGCGCGAAGGCGTTACAGACGGCTCGATCACTACAGGAAATCCTGAAGCCTGTGCAGAAATTTTCTTGATGTTAATCAATATTTGGATTAATCCAACCTTATTCAGCCGGACACCTGAGGAGACGAAGGATCGTTTACACTTCTTGCAACACATGATGCACACCATCGGTGTTCCGATCGTTACTAACACGTTAATTGATCAGATTATCCACCAACATAACGAGATGGGAGCTTATACCTATTCCGTTCAGGGTGCTCAGCAGCATACAAGAGATGCATCCAATGAAAATTAA
- a CDS encoding ABC transporter ATP-binding protein, whose translation MKSNTGKRLLQYALKAKGTFIAALIMLTIGVAAELAGPFIAKNMIDNHLLAIEQPFYETSASEDAAVYQGKNYKREGLFEPTESKGAEVRILQAGRSFYFVNEPVSTPDGDRSYADGILTVTRAGEVTGQYAAVPLSAGELFAFYKPEMPSIYQLIVYYMIFLVISVIMEFGKTYWLQSSANKVIQRLRNDVYAHIQRLPVNFFDNLPAGKVVSRVTNDTEAVKDLFVAVLSNFFSGIITITGVYVALFLLDVRLGLISLFVVPMLIAWIVLYRKFATRYNTIIRSRLSEINAIINESIQGMSIIRVFRHQKQTKQEFEDLNDDYMKHQNKMLNLNAFTSHNLVNVLRNIAFAVVLWYFGSSVLDGTSIISLGVLYAFVDVLGRLFQPITGMVNQLANLDSSLVSAGRVFELMDEKGEAVTDGSMPRYKGNVVFDDVSFAYNKDFVLNNISFQASQGQTVALVGHTGSGKSSIINLLFRFYDPQKGKITIDGQNVKDLPKQWIREHMGIVLQDPYLFTGTIASNVSLGDRKITRQQVEQALRDVGAERILAHLPQGFDEPVIEKGSTLSAGQRQLISFARALAFDPAILILDEATANIDTETEALIQNALEVLKKGRTTFIIAHRLSTIRSADQILVLHRGRIVEQGAHDELMALQGRYYQMYQLQQGAQAVHADQAQDTAPEAIRTSSFAGGNA comes from the coding sequence TTGAAATCGAATACAGGCAAACGGCTATTACAGTACGCCTTAAAAGCCAAAGGTACATTTATAGCCGCATTAATTATGCTTACGATCGGTGTTGCGGCAGAGCTCGCCGGCCCTTTTATCGCCAAAAATATGATCGACAATCATTTGTTAGCTATTGAACAGCCCTTCTACGAGACATCTGCTTCAGAAGATGCGGCGGTATATCAAGGAAAGAATTATAAACGCGAAGGATTATTCGAACCCACGGAAAGTAAAGGCGCCGAGGTGCGCATACTGCAAGCTGGACGTAGCTTTTATTTTGTAAATGAACCCGTGAGTACACCTGATGGAGACCGCTCTTATGCTGATGGTATCCTGACGGTAACCCGCGCAGGTGAAGTCACCGGTCAATATGCAGCAGTACCTCTGTCGGCTGGAGAACTGTTTGCTTTTTACAAACCGGAAATGCCAAGCATTTATCAATTAATCGTGTACTACATGATTTTTCTTGTCATCTCGGTCATTATGGAGTTTGGTAAAACCTACTGGCTGCAATCGTCCGCCAACAAGGTCATTCAACGACTTCGTAATGATGTGTATGCCCACATTCAGCGCCTGCCCGTGAATTTCTTTGACAATCTGCCTGCAGGTAAGGTCGTCTCACGAGTGACCAACGATACAGAGGCCGTTAAAGATCTGTTCGTTGCGGTACTGTCAAACTTCTTCTCAGGAATCATTACGATCACTGGGGTGTATGTTGCCCTCTTCCTGCTCGATGTTCGACTTGGACTTATCTCCTTATTTGTTGTTCCTATGCTTATTGCTTGGATTGTACTATATCGAAAATTCGCTACTCGCTACAATACGATCATTCGTTCACGACTCAGCGAGATTAATGCGATCATTAACGAGTCCATTCAAGGGATGTCCATCATCCGCGTGTTCCGCCACCAGAAGCAAACCAAACAGGAATTCGAAGATCTGAATGACGACTATATGAAACATCAGAACAAAATGCTTAACCTGAACGCCTTTACCTCGCACAATCTGGTTAACGTATTGCGAAATATCGCTTTTGCGGTTGTCCTGTGGTATTTCGGATCAAGTGTGCTGGATGGCACCAGTATCATCTCGCTAGGTGTATTGTACGCATTCGTGGATGTACTCGGTCGTCTGTTCCAGCCGATAACAGGTATGGTAAACCAGCTGGCGAACCTCGACTCCTCTCTCGTATCTGCTGGACGTGTATTCGAACTGATGGATGAGAAGGGAGAAGCTGTTACCGATGGTTCAATGCCAAGATACAAAGGAAATGTTGTCTTTGATGACGTATCCTTTGCCTACAACAAAGACTTTGTGTTAAACAACATCTCGTTCCAGGCTTCACAGGGTCAAACGGTTGCGTTGGTGGGTCATACCGGTTCAGGCAAAAGCTCCATTATCAATTTGCTATTCCGATTCTACGACCCGCAAAAAGGTAAGATTACCATTGATGGACAAAACGTGAAGGACCTGCCCAAACAGTGGATTCGTGAACATATGGGAATTGTATTACAAGATCCTTATCTATTCACAGGAACGATTGCCTCTAACGTCAGCCTCGGGGATCGGAAGATTACTCGTCAACAGGTTGAACAGGCACTTCGTGACGTAGGTGCAGAACGTATTCTAGCCCATTTGCCACAAGGTTTTGATGAACCGGTGATTGAAAAAGGAAGTACGCTGTCTGCTGGGCAACGTCAACTGATATCCTTTGCCCGTGCGTTGGCGTTCGATCCAGCCATTCTTATTCTGGATGAAGCTACAGCCAATATTGATACGGAAACCGAAGCTTTGATTCAAAATGCGCTCGAAGTACTCAAAAAAGGACGTACAACCTTCATCATCGCCCATCGTCTCTCTACCATCCGCTCAGCAGATCAGATTCTGGTACTGCATCGTGGACGAATTGTTGAACAAGGAGCACATGATGAGTTAATGGCGCTGCAAGGTAGATACTATCAGATGTATCAACTGCAACAAGGTGCTCAGGCTGTTCATGCCGATCAAGCTCAAGACACAGCCCCTGAAGCAATACGCACGTCCTCTTTCGCTGGAGGCAACGCCTAA
- a CDS encoding ABC transporter ATP-binding protein → MFSVLKNLAWFFRLERKRYLIGVILLILVGVAELLPPRLLGNAIDEIVRGSITGASLTSYILLILGTVVIIYLITYIWMHKLFGGANLVERLLRSRFMDHLLRMTPPFFEKNRTGDLMARATNDLRSIATTAGFGMLTLTDSTAFLATVLLAMGFLVSWKLTLAAILPLPFIAIAMMIYGKAVHQRYTLAQDAFGDMNDQVLESIAGIRVVRAYVQERLDEKRFADVTEDVYRKNLAVARMDALFEPTIRLCVGLSYVIALAYGIYLVFHNEITLGDLVSFNMYLGMMIWPMFAIGELINLMQRGSASLDRVNETLSVEPAVQDVEQPAHISNPEEIVMQDVTFRYPSSTVDNLSHINFSLRRGQTLGIVGRTGSGKSTLLKQLLHEYPAGSGKLSISGHPIQEIAKDDLHSWIGYVPQEQVLFSKSVRQNIQFGKPGASDDVIMEAIRTAAFDGDLGTLSDGLDTLVGEKGIALSGGQKQRVSLARAFISDPDILILDDALSAVDARTEAKIIENIRNKRSGKTTLISTHRLSAIEHADRIIVLEHGKITEEGTHQELLAMNGWYREQYERQQVESNLST, encoded by the coding sequence TTGTTCTCAGTACTCAAAAACCTAGCCTGGTTTTTCCGGCTAGAGCGCAAAAGATACCTGATTGGTGTCATTTTGCTCATTCTTGTAGGTGTCGCAGAACTCCTGCCCCCTCGTCTTCTCGGTAATGCCATTGACGAGATTGTACGTGGGTCGATTACAGGAGCATCACTTACCAGCTACATTTTACTTATTTTAGGAACCGTCGTTATTATCTATCTGATCACGTACATATGGATGCACAAATTATTTGGCGGAGCTAACTTGGTAGAACGTCTATTGCGTTCTCGCTTCATGGATCATCTGTTACGGATGACACCGCCCTTTTTTGAAAAGAACAGAACCGGCGACCTTATGGCTCGTGCTACCAACGATCTTCGTTCGATTGCAACCACAGCAGGCTTCGGCATGCTTACGTTAACAGACTCTACTGCTTTCTTGGCAACAGTATTGCTCGCTATGGGTTTTCTAGTTAGCTGGAAGCTGACTCTGGCAGCGATTCTACCCCTGCCTTTTATTGCCATCGCTATGATGATCTACGGTAAAGCCGTGCATCAGCGCTATACTCTCGCTCAAGATGCCTTCGGTGATATGAACGACCAAGTACTTGAATCCATTGCGGGAATTCGGGTAGTACGCGCGTATGTTCAGGAGCGTCTAGATGAGAAGCGTTTTGCCGATGTTACCGAAGACGTGTACCGCAAAAATTTAGCTGTCGCACGGATGGATGCGTTGTTTGAACCTACAATCCGACTTTGCGTTGGACTTAGTTATGTCATTGCGCTTGCTTACGGTATATATCTTGTGTTTCACAATGAAATCACTCTGGGGGATCTCGTATCTTTTAATATGTACCTGGGGATGATGATTTGGCCGATGTTCGCCATTGGTGAGTTAATTAACCTGATGCAGCGCGGTAGCGCCTCCCTTGATCGGGTCAACGAGACTTTATCGGTGGAACCCGCTGTTCAAGATGTTGAACAACCCGCTCACATTTCGAATCCGGAAGAGATCGTCATGCAAGATGTTACGTTCCGTTATCCTAGTTCTACAGTAGACAATCTTAGTCATATTAACTTTTCACTACGCCGCGGTCAGACGCTGGGCATTGTCGGTCGTACAGGTAGTGGTAAGTCCACACTGCTGAAGCAGTTGCTACACGAATACCCTGCTGGATCAGGTAAGTTAAGCATTTCGGGTCACCCAATTCAGGAAATTGCTAAAGACGACTTGCATAGCTGGATTGGTTATGTGCCGCAGGAGCAAGTGCTATTCTCCAAATCGGTTCGTCAAAACATTCAGTTTGGTAAACCTGGTGCAAGTGATGACGTCATCATGGAAGCGATTCGCACAGCTGCTTTTGACGGAGATCTTGGAACATTGTCTGACGGACTCGATACACTCGTTGGCGAAAAAGGTATTGCTCTATCTGGTGGACAAAAGCAGCGGGTATCCCTCGCGCGTGCGTTCATCTCGGACCCGGATATTCTTATTCTGGATGATGCCCTTTCCGCAGTTGATGCTAGAACCGAAGCTAAAATCATTGAAAATATACGCAACAAACGCTCGGGTAAAACAACGCTGATCTCGACTCATCGCCTGTCCGCTATTGAACATGCTGACCGAATCATTGTACTTGAGCACGGGAAAATTACGGAAGAAGGAACCCATCAGGAACTACTTGCCATGAACGGTTGGTACCGTGAACAATATGAACGGCAACAGGTGGAGTCCAATCTGTCCACGTAG
- a CDS encoding HesB/YadR/YfhF family protein: MSTIHVTDRAARWYKEELNLNDGDSIRFFARYSSGGGLHPGFSLGIAVEEPRHPAEQTEASGIHFFMEDHDYWYLKGHELHVDVVDEGQDIEYRYTEV, translated from the coding sequence ATGAGTACCATACATGTAACTGACCGCGCTGCGCGCTGGTACAAGGAAGAGCTTAATTTGAACGACGGGGATAGCATTCGATTTTTTGCCCGTTATAGCTCAGGCGGAGGTCTTCATCCCGGATTTTCGTTAGGTATCGCTGTTGAGGAACCAAGACATCCTGCTGAGCAAACAGAAGCATCTGGTATTCACTTTTTCATGGAGGATCACGATTATTGGTATCTAAAAGGTCATGAGCTTCATGTGGATGTTGTTGATGAAGGTCAAGATATTGAATATCGATACACTGAAGTATAA
- a CDS encoding NUDIX domain-containing protein: protein MNPPARDLAQYIANRAFIVVKAAIWAENEHGEVLLIQHADHSHWRIPAGQMRPGESIEETAHRELWEETGWTTDHMVLEGLHSGPELRQLHTSGDEDYYVIALFRTRIIQDDLVESRVNSDAGLKFFHTESLPVLNEFTRMLLARSN, encoded by the coding sequence TTGAATCCGCCAGCCCGAGATTTGGCTCAGTATATTGCTAACCGAGCGTTTATCGTCGTAAAGGCTGCTATATGGGCCGAGAACGAACATGGTGAAGTATTGTTGATCCAGCATGCAGACCACAGTCATTGGCGAATTCCTGCAGGTCAGATGCGTCCAGGAGAATCGATTGAAGAGACTGCTCATCGAGAGCTGTGGGAGGAGACCGGCTGGACCACAGATCATATGGTGTTAGAAGGTCTCCATTCAGGACCAGAGCTGAGACAGCTTCACACGAGCGGGGATGAAGACTACTATGTGATCGCCCTGTTTCGAACTCGAATCATCCAAGATGACCTCGTGGAGTCTCGTGTGAATAGTGATGCAGGTCTAAAGTTTTTTCACACGGAGTCTCTCCCTGTCCTCAATGAATTTACCCGAATGTTGTTAGCACGCTCCAACTGA
- a CDS encoding ADP-heptose synthase encodes MSRQFVTEAVMVAIYGQLLASPASVEYIVPYTTILELYEFQASSDPLMGNPADDQHVKTKINEMISYFEEPLNKKKIERALLTPWAKSPSILFGDQVSIAIINAVDTAQYGEYFDPIETELILTSQRLSIPILTDQVELIARIIESSAPVQVYDIDDFDFAMDEESLDQV; translated from the coding sequence ATGTCACGTCAGTTTGTTACAGAAGCCGTGATGGTGGCTATTTATGGTCAATTGCTCGCGTCACCCGCGTCTGTTGAATATATTGTTCCATACACCACCATCCTTGAATTATACGAGTTTCAAGCCAGCAGTGATCCTCTGATGGGTAACCCTGCGGATGATCAGCATGTGAAGACCAAAATTAACGAGATGATTTCTTATTTTGAGGAACCGTTAAATAAGAAAAAAATAGAACGTGCGCTACTTACTCCTTGGGCCAAGAGCCCATCGATTCTGTTCGGTGATCAAGTCTCCATTGCTATAATTAACGCTGTTGATACGGCTCAGTATGGCGAGTATTTCGACCCAATTGAGACGGAATTAATACTTACTTCACAACGTTTGAGCATTCCTATCCTTACAGATCAAGTCGAATTGATTGCTCGTATTATTGAATCTTCTGCTCCGGTTCAAGTGTATGATATTGACGACTTTGACTTTGCAATGGATGAGGAATCACTTGATCAGGTGTAA
- a CDS encoding DUF441 domain-containing protein, whose amino-acid sequence MDITSLLLLGFAALGIISSNTPVAVAMVFLLLLRVLNLNQAFPWLEKYGLTIGIIILTIGVMAPLASGKISLQTIGESFLHWKSLLAIGVGLLVAYLGGRGATLMSTQPTVVAGLLIGTVLGVALFKGVPVGPLIAAGILSLLLGKS is encoded by the coding sequence ATGGATATAACTTCGCTGCTGTTACTCGGATTCGCCGCGCTTGGCATCATCAGCAGTAATACTCCAGTGGCTGTAGCTATGGTATTTCTATTATTGCTGCGTGTATTGAATCTGAATCAGGCATTTCCTTGGCTTGAGAAGTATGGGCTGACCATTGGGATCATCATCCTAACTATTGGAGTAATGGCTCCACTTGCCAGCGGTAAAATAAGTTTGCAGACGATTGGGGAGTCCTTCCTGCACTGGAAGTCCCTGCTTGCCATTGGTGTTGGGCTGCTTGTTGCTTACCTTGGTGGTAGAGGTGCTACATTGATGAGTACGCAGCCCACTGTCGTCGCTGGACTTCTCATCGGTACTGTATTAGGAGTTGCTTTGTTCAAAGGTGTACCTGTAGGTCCACTTATTGCAGCAGGCATTTTATCCTTGCTTTTGGGCAAATCCTGA